In Limnochordia bacterium, one DNA window encodes the following:
- a CDS encoding cold-shock protein — protein sequence MAIGTVKWFDARKGYGFIEQPNGEDVFVHFSAIIEDGFKTLEEGQEVEFEIVMGEKGPQAANVSKTSA from the coding sequence ATGGCAATTGGAACGGTTAAATGGTTTGACGCGCGCAAAGGTTATGGGTTTATCGAGCAGCCGAATGGCGAGGATGTGTTTGTGCACTTTTCTGCGATAATTGAGGATGGCTTCAAGACGCTTGAAGAAGGACAGGAAGTAGAGTTTGAGATCGTAATGGGAGAAAAGGGACCGCAGGCTGCAAACGTCAGCAAGACCAGCGCCTGA
- a CDS encoding GGDEF domain-containing protein has product MSMTLCSLMDNIVNYVLEKSNLVVVMFERGGMILDCSTFLIRLLGLSEKPKGKSLWKFAPYPEWLYCPNENDNVELIFESPGLEPMTFVGQLYVEDTSCLFIGEGPSAAPQVLTDISVLNSQLVDLTRRLSMHAVALERANAKMNKQVLTDPLTGLGNRRFLIDYLRRALSFAVRNEQTLAVAMADLDYFKRVNDDFGHDVGDHVLQQFALMLRTNCRAEDVVARYGGEEFVIVFQNTSAETAVNCAERMRRVLHQTTFDRLPRRITVSFGVTELRPGDTIETLLKRVDEALYVAKNQGKNRVAVL; this is encoded by the coding sequence ATGAGTATGACCCTTTGCTCACTCATGGATAATATCGTAAACTATGTCCTGGAAAAGAGCAATCTGGTGGTAGTTATGTTTGAACGGGGTGGTATGATCCTAGATTGCAGTACATTCCTGATCAGATTACTAGGTCTTAGTGAGAAACCCAAGGGCAAATCACTCTGGAAGTTTGCGCCCTACCCTGAGTGGCTTTATTGTCCTAATGAGAATGATAATGTAGAACTGATCTTTGAATCACCGGGTCTAGAACCTATGACCTTTGTCGGACAGCTGTATGTCGAGGACACCAGCTGTCTGTTCATTGGTGAGGGACCAAGTGCAGCCCCTCAGGTCTTGACCGATATTAGTGTGCTAAACAGCCAGTTGGTAGACCTTACCCGGCGACTAAGCATGCATGCGGTTGCTTTAGAGCGAGCCAATGCCAAGATGAACAAACAGGTCCTTACAGATCCATTAACCGGGCTTGGCAATCGGAGATTCCTCATAGACTATTTGCGCAGAGCCCTTTCCTTTGCCGTTCGTAATGAGCAGACACTTGCGGTGGCTATGGCGGATCTAGACTATTTCAAAAGGGTTAATGATGACTTTGGTCATGATGTAGGGGATCATGTTCTGCAGCAATTTGCCTTGATGCTTCGCACCAATTGTCGCGCCGAAGATGTGGTGGCACGCTATGGCGGCGAAGAGTTTGTGATCGTGTTCCAGAATACCTCTGCGGAAACAGCTGTCAATTGCGCAGAACGGATGCGTCGGGTTTTGCATCAGACCACTTTTGACCGTTTGCCAAGAAGGATTACTGTTAGTTTTGGCGTAACCGAACTGCGCCCGGGGGATACTATTGAGACTTTGCTAAAGAGAGTAGATGAAGCCCT
- the addA gene encoding helicase-exonuclease AddAB subunit AddA translates to MKIPSPWTKEQWEAISARNCDLLVSAAAGAGKTAVLVERISRLITDPQNPVDLNQLLVVTFTEAAAREMKERIGLKLTETLAHHPEDYRLAMQLTMLDSAAISTIHAFCLSIMRRYFYELELDPAFRVLDEAESILLRGELVDDLFNRLYREGDPRFIEVVDSFGGFDTDGALKAMVGQLYDFSRSMPDPAGWLDAALDNLDDLGLWQDLACKQMAMALTCLIEDYLYVRRLCQNYGLDRYGDLLSEELLLFDELRQSAQQDNWTLLTGLVEEVTFRTLPRVKDADQRVKEAVQAVRTEAKDLMARLRTEYLRPEGLGEELSRAKELMAIISNLVLQFGQSYREEKLRQGKVDFSDLEHYCLRLLRMPQIQRDLAGCYRYVLVDEYQDINGVQEEILNLCAQGADKFMVGDIKQSIYRFRLADPGLFLAKYERFTPEDTDKKRVDLSTNFRCQRQIINAVNFIFRQLFSKEVGELEYDLQAELVCGRQDASEPGTTKLHLVEGDVEDKELHPGIEAAHREALVMAAEIREMVGSLSVYDKGQRELRPATYSDIVILVRSMTHSDKILEAFDRCGIPAHVELSGGYFGATEVQTILSLLKVIDNPRQDIPLVAVLRSPIVGLTAEELGRLRIKSPETDFYDCLLEEGCGEKVQKFLEQLEDFRTVAQRCPLNQLIWHIYRETGYYDYVTGLPNGAQRRANLRALYDRALQFEEFSQQGLFRFLQFIGELEAKREDMAPACAVGEKDDVVRIMSVHKSKGLEFPIVFVGGLGTKFNFSDLYGDVLWSKELGLGPKIADSDLRFKYPSLPWILIRDEKRALALSEEMRILYVALTRARDHLILVGTVGSLERSCTSWSRSLGVEGWTLPTSMRLQASSYLDWLGPAVIRHGSGTVLQDIAQSNQGTNLQVQESDVDWEIKLWRGEELALLEEQVTTEQGDLSNGGDDLSLWEELEQILSWEYPFGHLAGIPAKLTVTEVTKRISMTEEEEDLLALAGLHQPRRPAFVQERGMTPTEYGTAIHTVLQHLHLKPPMNRTDIEQELTRLVEKRIISKEQAMEIEIESLVSFFKSSLGQRLLAATRVEREIPFTCRMPARILLQKPVDEPVVLQGVVDCLFLDATMHKWVLIDFKSDQGGIVPKRLEAYRRQIKIYREALLLQDWPVDEGYLCFLSTDQILQVF, encoded by the coding sequence ATGAAGATACCATCGCCTTGGACTAAGGAACAGTGGGAGGCCATTAGTGCTAGGAACTGCGATTTACTCGTATCAGCCGCTGCGGGTGCGGGTAAAACCGCTGTTTTGGTTGAGCGGATCAGCCGCTTGATCACCGATCCCCAAAACCCCGTTGATCTGAACCAGCTACTCGTGGTGACCTTTACCGAGGCGGCCGCCCGGGAGATGAAGGAGCGAATTGGCCTAAAGCTAACGGAGACTTTGGCTCATCATCCCGAGGACTACCGCTTGGCGATGCAGTTGACCATGCTAGATAGTGCCGCTATTTCCACCATCCACGCCTTTTGCCTGAGCATCATGCGCCGTTACTTCTATGAGCTAGAGCTAGACCCGGCTTTTCGTGTTCTTGATGAGGCGGAGTCAATCCTTTTGCGGGGGGAACTAGTGGATGATCTTTTCAACAGGCTGTATCGGGAGGGAGATCCAAGGTTTATTGAAGTAGTTGATTCCTTTGGCGGCTTTGATACCGACGGTGCCCTAAAAGCGATGGTAGGACAACTCTATGACTTCAGTCGGAGTATGCCTGATCCTGCTGGTTGGTTGGATGCCGCCTTGGATAATCTTGACGATCTTGGGTTGTGGCAGGACTTAGCCTGCAAACAGATGGCAATGGCACTCACCTGTCTGATCGAAGACTATCTGTATGTCCGGAGGTTGTGTCAGAACTACGGGCTAGATCGATATGGGGATCTATTGTCTGAGGAGCTGCTACTCTTTGATGAGTTGCGACAGAGCGCTCAGCAAGACAATTGGACACTACTAACGGGTCTTGTTGAGGAAGTCACCTTTCGGACGTTGCCCCGGGTAAAGGATGCAGACCAGCGGGTTAAGGAAGCGGTTCAGGCTGTCCGTACCGAGGCCAAAGACCTAATGGCTCGCCTAAGGACCGAGTACCTTCGCCCAGAAGGATTAGGTGAGGAACTGTCACGGGCCAAAGAGCTGATGGCGATCATATCCAATCTGGTGTTACAATTTGGTCAAAGCTACCGGGAGGAGAAACTGCGCCAGGGAAAGGTAGACTTCTCGGATCTGGAGCATTACTGTCTTCGACTTTTGCGCATGCCCCAGATCCAACGGGACCTTGCAGGTTGCTATCGGTATGTGTTAGTGGACGAGTACCAAGACATTAACGGGGTACAGGAGGAGATTCTTAATCTTTGTGCCCAAGGTGCAGATAAGTTTATGGTGGGAGACATTAAGCAGAGTATTTATCGGTTTCGCTTGGCGGATCCGGGGTTGTTTCTGGCGAAATACGAACGATTTACTCCCGAGGACACAGACAAGAAACGGGTGGACCTAAGTACCAATTTCCGATGTCAAAGGCAGATTATTAATGCTGTAAACTTCATATTTCGGCAGTTGTTTTCAAAGGAAGTTGGCGAGTTAGAGTATGATTTACAGGCGGAGCTTGTATGTGGTCGGCAGGATGCTTCGGAACCGGGGACTACCAAGCTTCATCTTGTAGAGGGTGATGTGGAGGATAAGGAATTACATCCAGGTATTGAGGCCGCCCACCGGGAGGCCTTGGTAATGGCGGCGGAGATTAGGGAAATGGTCGGTAGTTTGTCTGTTTATGACAAAGGGCAAAGAGAATTAAGACCTGCGACCTATTCAGATATTGTCATCCTAGTGCGGTCGATGACCCATAGTGACAAGATCCTGGAGGCCTTTGATCGATGTGGTATTCCTGCCCATGTGGAACTTAGTGGTGGTTATTTTGGTGCGACGGAAGTGCAAACGATCCTATCTTTGCTCAAAGTGATCGACAATCCTCGCCAGGACATTCCCTTAGTTGCGGTCTTACGCTCACCTATTGTGGGACTTACTGCCGAGGAGCTAGGTAGGCTGCGCATCAAGTCCCCAGAGACGGATTTTTATGATTGCCTGCTAGAAGAAGGATGTGGTGAGAAGGTTCAGAAATTCCTAGAGCAACTGGAGGACTTTCGGACGGTAGCCCAAAGATGTCCATTAAATCAGCTGATCTGGCATATCTACCGGGAGACTGGGTACTATGACTATGTCACCGGTTTGCCCAATGGTGCACAACGCCGGGCCAATTTGCGCGCTCTTTACGATCGAGCCCTGCAATTTGAGGAGTTCTCCCAGCAAGGCCTGTTTCGCTTTTTGCAGTTTATTGGGGAACTTGAGGCAAAGCGGGAAGATATGGCTCCCGCCTGCGCTGTGGGTGAGAAAGATGACGTGGTGCGAATCATGAGTGTTCATAAGAGTAAGGGGCTGGAGTTTCCGATCGTGTTTGTCGGTGGTTTGGGTACCAAATTCAACTTCTCGGATCTTTATGGTGATGTACTGTGGTCTAAGGAACTGGGCTTAGGTCCAAAGATTGCCGACTCGGATTTACGATTTAAGTACCCATCGTTACCCTGGATCCTAATTAGGGATGAAAAGAGAGCCCTTGCTCTGTCCGAGGAGATGCGCATTTTATATGTAGCCTTGACCCGGGCGAGGGATCATTTGATTCTTGTGGGTACAGTGGGCAGCTTGGAACGTAGTTGCACCAGTTGGTCCCGTTCCTTGGGAGTAGAAGGGTGGACTCTACCCACAAGTATGCGGCTACAGGCCAGCTCCTACCTTGATTGGTTAGGACCTGCGGTGATTCGTCACGGGAGCGGTACAGTGCTTCAGGATATCGCGCAAAGCAATCAAGGGACTAATCTACAGGTCCAAGAGAGTGATGTGGACTGGGAGATTAAGCTGTGGCGAGGAGAGGAGTTGGCCCTGCTAGAGGAACAGGTGACAACAGAACAAGGGGATCTGAGTAATGGTGGTGATGACCTTAGCCTGTGGGAGGAGCTGGAGCAAATCCTCAGTTGGGAGTATCCCTTCGGGCACCTAGCGGGAATCCCCGCAAAACTGACGGTAACCGAGGTGACTAAAAGAATCAGTATGACTGAGGAGGAAGAAGACCTCCTTGCCTTAGCGGGGTTACATCAACCTCGCAGACCAGCCTTTGTGCAGGAGCGGGGCATGACTCCTACCGAATACGGGACGGCCATTCATACTGTTTTGCAGCACCTTCATCTGAAACCCCCGATGAATAGAACCGATATTGAACAGGAGCTTACGCGGCTGGTAGAGAAGCGGATCATTTCCAAAGAGCAGGCCATGGAAATTGAGATCGAGAGTCTAGTTAGTTTCTTCAAAAGCTCCCTTGGTCAGCGACTTTTAGCTGCGACGCGGGTGGAACGGGAGATTCCCTTTACGTGTAGGATGCCAGCCCGTATTCTTCTGCAAAAACCGGTGGATGAGCCCGTTGTGCTTCAAGGAGTAGTAGACTGTCTCTTTCTGGACGCCACCATGCACAAATGGGTACTCATTGATTTTAAGAGTGATCAAGGAGGGATTGTGCCAAAACGGCTAGAGGCCTACCGAAGACAAATCAAGATCTACCGTGAAGCTTTGCTGTTGCAGGACTGGCCCGTGGATGAAGGATATTTGTGCTTCCTTAGTACGGACCAGATTCTGCAGGTTTTCTAG
- a CDS encoding cobalamin B12-binding domain-containing protein — protein MSKEILEDALRLPSVSAEAILAYEQNQEAMLEEVMQALNEQPMIQHFLGGNSIKILKMMWEKHALSMLTIFRFGDFRILARRLPGAYRYYLSQGINPALIHMGLQAWKEAVSNNLPLHEAHSILEVYTWIEEHHHYWLELSGTNEASVPLFGDEKWDFVRNSFIDQLLQGAYFDCLQLAEDSIATTNDLWSFYTTVLYPTLTHIISLAGKGCISLAQRQLAIAIMERVIASLYLVFPRSEPLKQKVLVVPITDPSQRVDARITADLLHLDGWDVELTGVELRLDELVAVTRKLEPFILGISISHIDGISIGQQFVEVVRQEPKLDRVLIMLSGSVLQGHPYLGRKLGVDGLAYDAVSAVELANRWWS, from the coding sequence ATGTCTAAGGAAATCCTTGAAGATGCTTTACGGCTTCCTTCGGTTTCTGCTGAGGCAATCTTAGCCTATGAGCAGAACCAAGAAGCAATGCTCGAGGAGGTGATGCAAGCTCTCAATGAACAGCCTATGATTCAACACTTTTTAGGTGGTAACTCGATAAAGATCCTAAAGATGATGTGGGAAAAGCATGCATTATCCATGCTAACTATCTTTCGCTTCGGTGACTTCCGGATTTTGGCTAGAAGGTTGCCTGGGGCCTATCGCTATTACTTGTCCCAGGGAATAAATCCTGCATTGATTCATATGGGGTTGCAGGCCTGGAAGGAAGCTGTGTCGAACAATCTCCCCCTTCATGAGGCCCACTCTATCCTCGAGGTATACACATGGATAGAAGAACATCACCATTATTGGCTGGAGTTATCTGGAACGAACGAAGCTTCGGTCCCCTTATTCGGTGATGAGAAATGGGATTTTGTCCGAAATAGCTTCATCGACCAACTACTACAGGGAGCCTATTTCGATTGCCTCCAACTTGCCGAAGACAGTATTGCGACCACCAATGATTTATGGAGCTTTTATACAACGGTACTATATCCTACCCTAACGCATATTATCTCCCTTGCAGGAAAAGGGTGTATATCCCTTGCCCAAAGGCAGCTTGCTATTGCGATTATGGAACGGGTAATCGCCTCTTTGTATCTAGTATTTCCGAGATCCGAGCCCCTGAAGCAGAAGGTTCTGGTTGTACCAATTACCGACCCAAGCCAAAGGGTTGATGCCCGAATTACCGCAGATTTGCTACATTTGGACGGTTGGGATGTTGAATTGACCGGTGTAGAGTTACGGCTTGATGAACTGGTGGCAGTCACGCGGAAACTGGAGCCCTTTATTCTTGGCATCTCCATTTCCCACATAGACGGCATTTCGATCGGGCAACAATTCGTGGAAGTGGTACGTCAGGAACCAAAATTAGATCGAGTGCTGATCATGCTAAGCGGTTCTGTACTACAAGGTCACCCTTATCTTGGGCGGAAGCTCGGAGTTGATGGTTTGGCATACGATGCAGTCTCGGCGGTAGAATTAGCAAACCGTTGGTGGAGCTGA